From Hartmannibacter diazotrophicus, a single genomic window includes:
- the greA gene encoding transcription elongation factor GreA, whose translation MEKVPMTMGGYAALEAELQRRKSEDRPKIIAAIAEARAHGDLSENAEYHAAKEQQSLNEGRVSEIEDLISRAEIIDVAKLTGTSVKFGATVTLVDEDTEEEKTYQIVGDAEADVKLGKISISSPISRALIGKSVGDTIEVSAPGGARSYEILEVAFK comes from the coding sequence ATGGAAAAGGTTCCGATGACCATGGGCGGCTATGCCGCTCTCGAAGCCGAGTTGCAGCGGCGCAAGTCGGAAGATCGTCCGAAGATCATCGCGGCGATCGCCGAGGCACGCGCCCACGGCGATCTTTCGGAGAATGCCGAGTATCACGCGGCCAAGGAGCAGCAGAGCCTCAACGAGGGCCGGGTGTCCGAAATCGAGGATCTGATCTCGCGCGCCGAGATCATCGATGTCGCCAAGCTGACCGGAACCTCGGTCAAGTTCGGGGCGACGGTGACGCTGGTCGACGAGGATACGGAAGAAGAAAAGACGTATCAGATCGTTGGCGATGCCGAGGCGGATGTGAAGCTCGGCAAGATCTCGATTTCCTCGCCGATTTCCCGCGCGCTGATCGGCAAGTCCGTTGGCGACACCATCGAGGTTTCCGCACCGGGCGGGGCGCGCTCCTACGAGATTCTGGAAGTCGCCTTCAAATGA